The DNA window AAGTGTTAGAGAAGGCtagaaactgaaaatgtatttatttgttcgGCAAAGTTTAACCAGTGACGAGCACTGAGGCTCATTTTAGAATTAACAGAACTAACACtgacatatattattttattttctattccaATATAGACTGTAAAAACATTCTACTTTTGTTTAACGTGTATCTGTTTAATCCACTTCCAGTTCCCCATACTATAGTTTTCTGTAActtgtttaaacttaatgtaatcCCCAGCATGATTTAAGTTCAGTATACCAACTGATACAAGCTACTGACACCTGTTACTATTTTTGATGTAGGTACCATGTGTTAGTGTGTTACAGTTTCTCTTTAGTTAATCTCTTCTTGGTGTGTCACAGTATCTGTGTCACACCACGTTAGAATCTGTTAGTGAACTCTAGTATTTGTATTAATGTCTGTTAGTTTATAATAGTTGTATCACAAGATCCCTCTGTCCGTTTTAATGTGTTGTAGTATATATTAGATCAAACAGCGTTAATGTATTCCAGTACCTATTATAGTGATCTATATACTATTCTCATAAGTATGTTTAGTGTCCGTTATGTTGATCTATACTGTTCTCATTAGAGTGTTCAGTGTCTGTTAGGTTGAGCTATACTGTTCTCATTAGGGTGTTCACTGTCTGTTAGGTTGATCTATACTGTTTTTATTCGTGTATTCAGTGTCTGTTAGGTTGATCTATACTGTTTTCATTTGTGTATTCAGTGTCTGTTAGGTTGATCTATACTGTTTTCATTCGTGTATTCAGTGTCTGTTAGGTTGAGCTATACTGTTTTTGTTCGTGTATTCAATGTCTGTTAGGTTGAGCTATACTGTTTTCATTCGTGTATTCAGTGTCTGTTAGGTTGAGCTATACTGTTTTCGTTCGTGTATTCAATGTCTGTTAGGTTGAGCTATACTGTTCTCATTAGAGTGTTCACTGTCTGTTAGGTTGATCTATATTGTTTTCATTCGTGTATTCAGTGTCTGTTAGGCTGAGCTATATTGTTTTGGTTCTATTCAATATTCCAAATAATTAGTTTGCAATacatagttattaaatattttgtaatattaacgTACTAGTACTCTACACAGCATTGTTTACCTTTTCCGTAAAAACACTTGTACGGGCCTACgtttttaatgttgtttcatatgtttattatatttgataattatattttcaagtttctgTTATGTTCATTTAACACAATTCTACGGTGTGTATTTGTACGACATTTAAAGTAGTTATCTGTTTTACAGCTGTACAACGTGGACGTCTTCCTTCCGCCCAGCATGGCCTCCCTGGTCAGATGACGTTAACCAATGGAGACACTTTAAATGGTCATTCGTATTTGTCCAGTTTCATATCACTTCTCCTCAGAGCAGAACCCTACCAGCCCACGCGCTATGCCCAGTGTATGCAACCAAATAACTTCATGGGTATTGATAACATCTGTGAACTAGCCGCTCGCTTGTTGTTCAGCGCTGTAGAGTGGGCAAGAAATATTCCTTTCTTTCCTGACCTTCAAATAACTGACCAAGTAGCTTTGCTCAGACTTGTCTGGAGCGAACTCTTTGTGTTAAATGCGTCCCAGTGCTCGATGCCTCTGCACGTGGCACCTTTATTGGCGGCCGCTGGACTACATGCCTCGCCCATGGCGGCGGACCGTGTGGTGGCGTTCATGGATCACATCCGAATCTTCCAAGAGCAGGTTGAGAAGTTAAAGGCTCTTCACGTTGATGCAGCTGAGTACAGCTGTCTTAAGGCGATCGTTCTCTTTACAACAGGTGAGTGACGTCACATCATTTCCATGACTTCAGAAGGTATCTTACGTCACAACTAAAAATAGTATTTCGTTATCAACAAGGAATAATAACCTATTCGATAGTTttgggaaaataaaaacaaccactGATCTGTAAGTTTATGAATTTGTATGAGCGTTAAACGCTTTTAATTTTGTCAGTAATCAGACGTGTACAAGAAATTTTACAAGACGTgtaaaaagacaataaaaaaaagaaaacgtaaaGTAATTTTACTCTAATTTGCAATGGATGTTAAAACTTGATGAATAAACGTAATACGACCTTTAAAGTTTAACTATTACGATTATCACGTCATTAGAAAGCTACCAAGTTCTACATTTCTTAGAATTTTGTCACACCTATAACCACTTAGTAGACACTAACCATATTTTGGAAGTAGGAGAGTCAGCATCGCAAATTCATTTACACAACTAGAAggagttataaaatgtatttactacTGTAATTAATATACGACAGCACTTTATGCAAACAGCTCGTGTTTTTCATGTTCTGTGCTCTATTATCTCTTTAATATAACTTcaattaaaatttctaatatatttagttttattatattttttgctaTAACGCTTTTTACTATAGAGAATTTATTCCATTTGTAGCGTATTATATGGATTTAAAGCTATCCTAACTTTTCTGAGCTGAACAAACTTCATGAGATATTAGTGGTTTTACGGCCGAAAACGTTAACAGCTAGTGTACTTAACTGATGAAACAGtgtattctaatctttataaataagagGAATATATTTAATTAGGTACATTCGTTAGCAGATTCACCTTTAATTTTGATCTAAGTGTGTAGCTTGCTGTGACAGGAAgtcaatattaataaattctttgaAGGAGTTGGATAAAGCAGTTTTCTTCCACAATTGTCAGTTATTGTACAATGAAGAGAATTCACTCAGCTATAGAATATAAGTTGATAAGCCTTTAAGCATTCTTACGTAACTAAAAGGTCCTGTACAATGACAATTTGGCCTTTTTAGCTAAGAAAGAATAAGTGATACAATAAAACTCAAGTTATTTGATTAAAgtcacccaagagttggcggtgggtgttctTGACTAACAGCATGCTTTTCTTTGggtttatttgttcaaaattagggataactattGCAGTTAGTTTATGTACAGCTTAACGCTAGTAtccaaaacacaaaacaaacaaatattctaaacCCCATGGATATATTTAAGTACGAGCTTTacttacttgtatttttataggTACATTAAGTACGAGCTTTacttacttgtatttttataggTACATTAAGTACGAGCTTTacttacttgtatttttataggTACATTAAGTACGAGCTTTacttacttgtatttttataggTACATTAAGTACGAGCTTTacttacttgtatttttataagtaCATTAAGTACGAGCTTTacttacttgtatttttataggTACATTAAGTACGAgctttacttgtatttttataggTACATTAAGTACGAgctttactttgtatttttatagGTGCGTTAAGTACTAATTTTCCtattgtaactaaaataaaagagacgtaatatttttcatttatttatcttttcaatAAACTTCACAAGTGATTAATATGCATTTTTCGAGTTAACTGATAGAATTTCTCATCAAGAAAAATGAGTGTTCTGGTGGCACAACGGTAATCTTAAGAGCTTGTAACGCTAAATATCTATGTTCGATCCACATGGTGGGtacagcaaagatagcccattgtgtagtcttaagtttaataacaaacaaacaaaaatacgtaTGATATACTCTGAAACAATTTTTTAACACATGGAACGGATTAAGGAAAACAAATTAGGGGACAGATCCTTTATATTTCGGACATAAAAAGGATTTATTGAGAAATGTTTCACTCAGTGCCTTAAAAGTGTGTACAGACGTTATGGTTTTGTGAATATACGAATAGAGTTTTCTCAGATGTGTTTGAGTATGTTTGGAAAtggaatatttacatttttagaattagAAATATTCTGGAAGAGTCTCGTAAATGCAATTccagaatatgtttgtttgttttaaatttcgcgcaaagctacaagagggctatctgcactagttgtcccgaatttagcagtgtaagactagagggaagtcagctagtcatcaccacccacagtcaactcttaggttactcttttaccaacgaatagcgggattgaccttTACACTATAAATCCTCCAAGTCTGAAAGAACGAGCCTGTCtaatgtgatggggattcgaacccgcgaccctcggattacgcttTTCAGAAGAGGCTTCCCTCCTGTTCATGTGGTCTATAACAGTACTTAAACAGGATATCAGTTTCCTGGTTGAATAGACGATCAGAAAAAAACTATTCTCTGTTTCCAAACTGTGGAGTTTAATAAAGCATTTATTTGAAACTAACCTCACATTTATACTTACTAggttaaaatgtaaatacataaaaacttattaaaataatacatttcattCTCATTGTTCTACGTATAATTATTTCCCAGCGATCACTTTCTAGTTTTTTAGCATTATTTAGTCTTCTGTGATTGGCTAGTTAACAAGATAACAAGAAACCGTTTGTCTctttaatgttatacattaaaaaagtaaaaaatttaacCCATCTACTATTTTTCACGAAATCAATGATCCTTCTTGTAacctaatgtaaaacattgttatctacAACTGCTGACGGCAACTCATTCCACAAGCCAATCACTCctgttggaaaaaaataaaaccgTCTTACATGGAGCCtagtataaaaaaaactgtattttcgTTTTATTATCTCAAGAACAGAGTAATCAGAGAGAGACCTTTATACTGATCCACCAAATAATATTAACCAATTTCTTGTATATTTCTCTCATCTGAACCCTTTTCTGTAAGTTTGTATCCTTTCTTAAACGAaaacaa is part of the Tachypleus tridentatus isolate NWPU-2018 chromosome 4, ASM421037v1, whole genome shotgun sequence genome and encodes:
- the LOC143249871 gene encoding nuclear receptor subfamily 2 group F member 1-A isoform X1, whose amino-acid sequence is MECVVCGDKSSGKHYGQFTCEGCKSFFKRSVRRNLTYTCRGNRNCPVDQHHRNQCQYCRLKKCLKMGMRREGRFPAVQRGRLPSAQHGLPGQMTLTNGDTLNGHSYLSSFISLLLRAEPYQPTRYAQCMQPNNFMGIDNICELAARLLFSAVEWARNIPFFPDLQITDQVALLRLVWSELFVLNASQCSMPLHVAPLLAAAGLHASPMAADRVVAFMDHIRIFQEQVEKLKALHVDAAEYSCLKAIVLFTTDACGISDVGHIESLQEKSQCALEEYCRTQYPNQPTRFGKLLLRLPSLRTVSSQVIEQLFFVRLVGKTPIETLIRDMLLSGSSFNWPYMSLQ
- the LOC143249871 gene encoding nuclear receptor subfamily 2 group F member 1-A isoform X2, whose translation is MECVVCGDKSSGKHYGQFTCEGCKSFFKRSVRRNLTYTCRGNRNCPVDQHHRNQCQYCRLKKCLKMGMRREAVQRGRLPSAQHGLPGQMTLTNGDTLNGHSYLSSFISLLLRAEPYQPTRYAQCMQPNNFMGIDNICELAARLLFSAVEWARNIPFFPDLQITDQVALLRLVWSELFVLNASQCSMPLHVAPLLAAAGLHASPMAADRVVAFMDHIRIFQEQVEKLKALHVDAAEYSCLKAIVLFTTDACGISDVGHIESLQEKSQCALEEYCRTQYPNQPTRFGKLLLRLPSLRTVSSQVIEQLFFVRLVGKTPIETLIRDMLLSGSSFNWPYMSLQ